The Micromonospora sp. WMMD961 genome has a segment encoding these proteins:
- a CDS encoding M15 family metallopeptidase has product MRHRAGVVLVLVLAALLGGCARPEPRPVPATPQSTQARPTPTPTPAERLPGFVVLTDVDPRIHADIRYATPHNFVGRPITGYHEPLCLLTRQAAEALRRVQDAALAGGHSLKVYDCYRPQPAVDDFVAWSKRPGEQQTKAEFYPDVAKNRLFAEGYIGAPTAHSRGSTMDLTLVEEPPASQPPYRVGQPLVACTAPHGQRFADNSIDMGTGFDCFDSRAHTADARITGTPRDNRRLLQRLMTDAGFVNYDREWWHYSLRDEPYPDTFFAAPVARSSVG; this is encoded by the coding sequence GTGCGTCATCGCGCCGGCGTCGTGCTCGTGCTCGTGCTCGCCGCGCTGCTGGGCGGCTGCGCGCGGCCCGAGCCCCGCCCGGTGCCGGCCACCCCGCAGTCGACTCAGGCGCGGCCCACCCCCACGCCGACCCCCGCTGAGCGGCTGCCGGGGTTCGTGGTGCTGACCGACGTCGACCCGCGCATCCACGCCGACATCCGGTACGCGACACCGCACAACTTCGTCGGCCGCCCGATCACCGGCTACCACGAGCCGCTGTGCCTGCTCACCCGGCAGGCCGCCGAGGCGCTGCGGCGCGTGCAGGACGCCGCGCTGGCTGGTGGGCACAGTCTCAAGGTGTACGACTGCTACCGCCCGCAGCCGGCGGTGGACGACTTCGTCGCCTGGTCGAAGCGTCCCGGCGAGCAGCAGACCAAGGCCGAGTTCTACCCGGACGTGGCCAAGAACCGTCTCTTCGCCGAGGGGTACATCGGGGCGCCCACCGCGCACAGCCGAGGCAGCACCATGGACCTGACCCTGGTCGAGGAACCGCCTGCCAGCCAGCCCCCGTACCGGGTCGGGCAGCCGCTGGTCGCCTGCACCGCGCCGCACGGGCAGCGTTTCGCCGACAACAGCATCGACATGGGTACGGGCTTCGACTGTTTCGACTCCCGGGCGCACACCGCCGACGCCCGCATCACCGGCACGCCTCGGGACAACCGACGGTTGTTGCAGCGGCTGATGACCGACGCCGGGTTCGTCAACTACGACCGCGAGTGGTGGCACTACAGCCTGCGCGACGAGCCGTACCCGGACACGTTCTTCGCCGCGCCGGTCGCCCGATCGTCGGTCGGCTGA
- a CDS encoding spore photoproduct lyase family protein: MNRTRVRFSVNCAPVGERFEGGTARVPDRLAALRRLALDGYPVGLTIAPIIALPDWREAYGELLDQVRAAVDGVPDLDLTAELITHRFTPGSKEVLLGWYPRTRLEMDEESRTRKRGKFGAVKYVYPRDTMAELRGWFTAELTARVPACRILYWT; this comes from the coding sequence CTGAACCGGACCCGGGTCCGGTTCAGCGTCAACTGCGCCCCGGTAGGCGAACGGTTCGAGGGCGGCACCGCCCGGGTGCCGGACCGCCTGGCCGCGCTGCGCCGACTCGCGCTCGACGGCTACCCGGTGGGGCTGACCATCGCGCCGATCATCGCGCTGCCCGACTGGCGGGAGGCCTACGGGGAGCTGCTCGACCAGGTCCGCGCGGCGGTCGACGGGGTCCCCGACCTGGACCTGACCGCCGAGCTGATCACCCACCGGTTCACCCCCGGCAGCAAGGAGGTGCTGCTCGGGTGGTACCCGCGCACCCGGCTGGAGATGGACGAGGAGTCCCGCACCCGCAAGCGCGGGAAGTTCGGCGCGGTGAAGTACGTCTACCCGCGCGACACGATGGCCGAGCTGCGTGGCTGGTTCACCGCCGAGCTGACCGCCCGGGTCCCGGCCTGCCGGATCCTCTACTGGACCTGA
- a CDS encoding TetR/AcrR family transcriptional regulator, with product MDDVKGAKPTRRYRSAVREESARRTRQAVVGAAAELFVARGYAGTSLADVAAAAGVARPTVFAAFGSKPALLRQVLDEALAGDDEPVPVAQRPWFRPVFEADTQAGVLHAYAGVCTLIGRRAARIFETVRRAADEASEVAGVWETLLRNRRAGARMVVERGYSLGPLRQGADVERAVDVLWIFNDPAHYDALVLRCGWTEDSFRDWLSERMQDVLLVR from the coding sequence ATGGACGATGTCAAGGGCGCAAAGCCGACTCGGCGCTACCGGTCCGCGGTGCGTGAGGAGAGCGCGCGGCGCACCCGACAGGCGGTGGTCGGCGCGGCAGCCGAGTTGTTCGTCGCGCGCGGGTACGCCGGCACCTCGTTGGCCGATGTGGCAGCCGCCGCAGGCGTCGCGCGGCCGACCGTGTTCGCCGCGTTTGGGTCGAAGCCGGCGTTGCTACGGCAGGTCCTCGACGAGGCGCTCGCCGGTGACGACGAGCCGGTACCGGTGGCGCAACGGCCCTGGTTCCGGCCGGTCTTCGAGGCCGACACGCAGGCCGGGGTCCTGCACGCGTACGCCGGTGTGTGCACCCTGATCGGCCGGCGCGCGGCGCGGATCTTCGAGACCGTCCGGCGGGCGGCCGACGAAGCGTCTGAGGTCGCCGGGGTGTGGGAGACGCTGCTGCGCAACCGTCGCGCGGGTGCCCGGATGGTGGTCGAGCGAGGTTACTCGCTCGGCCCGCTGCGCCAAGGCGCCGACGTCGAGCGGGCGGTCGACGTTCTGTGGATCTTCAACGACCCGGCGCACTATGACGCGTTGGTGCTGCGGTGCGGCTGGACCGAGGACTCGTTCCGCGACTGGCTGTCCGAACGTATGCAGGACGTGCTGCTGGTCCGCTGA
- a CDS encoding ThuA domain-containing protein yields the protein MIAELSTRTRRILSLFVALVVALTAGVAVSASRSAQAAPTFKVLAFYNGTWDDAHIDFVKDARAWFPQAAAQHGFSWEATNNWGLLNTANLAQYKVVMFLDDAPPAAQRAAFQQYVQNGGGWLGFHVSAFTTNPSSWSWYYNTFLGSGSFQTNTWGPTRVTMRVDNRTHAATRNLPATFPSSISEWYSWSNDLRQNPNIDILASVDPSSFPVGTDPNQSWYGGYYPLVWSNRQYKMLYANFGHNAMNYSTKTGLSSTFDSPQQNQLLIDGLHWLAGVSTTPPTTPPPSDGISPTAWHTVVNRGSGKCVDARAAASANGTAIQQYTCNNSAAQQYQFGPTSGGFLRVNNRNNSAQVLDVTNVSTADSAPIQLWNYTGGNNQQWRAESEGGGYYRLVNRLSGKCLDVPGASTADSVQLIQYTCNGTAAQSFRLVPLS from the coding sequence GTGATCGCAGAACTCTCCACGCGTACCAGACGGATCCTGTCGTTGTTCGTGGCCCTTGTCGTCGCGTTGACCGCCGGTGTCGCGGTCAGCGCCTCGCGATCCGCGCAGGCCGCCCCGACGTTCAAGGTCCTGGCCTTCTACAACGGCACCTGGGACGACGCGCACATCGACTTCGTCAAGGACGCCCGGGCCTGGTTCCCGCAGGCCGCAGCCCAGCACGGCTTCTCCTGGGAGGCCACCAACAACTGGGGTCTGCTGAACACCGCGAACCTGGCCCAGTACAAGGTCGTCATGTTCCTGGACGACGCGCCGCCCGCCGCGCAGCGGGCCGCGTTCCAGCAGTACGTGCAGAACGGCGGGGGATGGCTGGGCTTCCACGTCAGCGCGTTCACCACCAACCCGTCGAGCTGGAGCTGGTACTACAACACCTTCCTCGGCAGCGGTTCATTCCAGACCAACACGTGGGGGCCCACCCGGGTCACGATGCGCGTCGACAACCGCACCCACGCCGCGACCCGCAACCTGCCCGCGACGTTCCCCTCGTCGATCAGCGAGTGGTACTCCTGGAGCAACGACCTGCGGCAGAACCCCAACATCGACATCCTCGCCTCGGTCGACCCGTCCAGCTTCCCGGTCGGCACCGACCCCAACCAGTCCTGGTACGGCGGCTACTACCCGCTCGTCTGGAGCAACCGGCAGTACAAGATGCTGTACGCCAACTTCGGCCACAACGCGATGAACTACAGCACCAAGACCGGCCTGTCGTCCACCTTCGACAGCCCGCAGCAGAACCAACTGCTGATCGACGGCCTGCACTGGCTCGCCGGCGTCAGCACCACACCCCCGACGACGCCCCCGCCGTCCGACGGCATCTCGCCGACCGCCTGGCACACGGTGGTCAACCGGGGCAGCGGCAAGTGCGTGGACGCCCGGGCCGCCGCCAGCGCGAACGGCACCGCCATCCAGCAGTACACCTGCAACAACAGCGCCGCCCAGCAGTACCAGTTCGGGCCGACCAGCGGCGGTTTCCTGCGGGTCAACAATCGCAACAACAGCGCCCAGGTGCTCGACGTGACAAACGTGTCGACAGCCGACTCCGCGCCGATCCAGCTCTGGAACTACACCGGCGGCAACAACCAGCAGTGGCGGGCCGAATCCGAGGGTGGCGGCTACTACCGCCTGGTCAACCGGCTCAGCGGCAAGTGCCTCGACGTGCCGGGAGCGTCCACCGCGGACAGTGTCCAGCTCATCCAGTACACCTGCAACGGGACCGCCGCGCAGTCCTTCCGACTGGTGCCCCTGTCATAA